The Geobacter sp. AOG2 genome includes a window with the following:
- the nifH gene encoding nitrogenase iron protein, with protein MRQIAIYGKGGIGKSTTTQNTVAGLASIGKKVMIVGCDPKADSTRLILHAKAQNTVMDLVRELGTVEDLELADVMKVGYGDVKCVESGGPEPGVGCAGRGVITAINFLEENGAYTPDLDFVFYDVLGDVVCGGFAMPIRENKAEEIYIVCSGEMMAMYAANNIAKGILKYASSGKVRLGGLICNSRNTDREDELIEALAKRLGTQMIHFVPRDNQVQRAELRRMTVIEYSPEHKQAEEYRTLAKKISENKMLVVPTPLEMEELEELLMEFGIMEVEDESIVGVAEAAA; from the coding sequence ATGAGACAGATCGCAATCTACGGTAAGGGCGGCATCGGCAAATCAACCACCACACAAAACACGGTAGCCGGTCTGGCGTCTATCGGTAAAAAAGTCATGATCGTCGGTTGCGACCCCAAGGCCGACTCCACCCGCCTGATCCTGCATGCCAAAGCCCAGAATACGGTTATGGACCTGGTGCGCGAACTCGGCACGGTCGAGGACCTTGAACTGGCCGATGTCATGAAAGTGGGTTACGGCGATGTGAAATGTGTGGAGTCCGGCGGTCCCGAACCGGGCGTCGGTTGTGCCGGCCGCGGCGTCATCACCGCCATCAACTTCCTGGAAGAGAACGGCGCCTATACCCCTGACCTGGATTTCGTTTTCTACGACGTTCTGGGTGACGTTGTCTGCGGCGGGTTCGCCATGCCGATTCGTGAGAACAAGGCCGAAGAGATCTACATCGTCTGCTCCGGCGAGATGATGGCCATGTACGCCGCCAACAATATCGCCAAAGGTATTCTCAAGTACGCTTCTTCCGGTAAGGTCCGCCTGGGCGGCCTGATCTGCAACTCCCGCAACACCGACCGCGAGGACGAACTGATCGAGGCCCTGGCAAAGCGTCTCGGCACCCAGATGATCCACTTCGTCCCCCGCGACAACCAGGTACAGCGCGCCGAACTGCGCCGCATGACGGTCATCGAGTACTCGCCCGAGCACAAGCAGGCTGAAGAATACCGCACCCTGGCCAAGAAGATCTCCGAGAATAAGATGCTGGTCGTTCCGACCCCGCTGGAGATGGAAGAACTTGAAGAACTTCTGATGGAATTCGGCATCATGGAAGTTGAGGACGAGAGCATCGTCGGCGTGGCAGAGGCAGCAGCCTAG
- the nifD gene encoding nitrogenase molybdenum-iron protein alpha chain, with amino-acid sequence MSDKIRKVEGITKESTETLIAETLAVYPEKAKKKRAPHLGANDPASGSACVKSNKKTVPGVMSARGCAYAGAKGVVWGPIRDMVHVSHGPVGCGWYSWGTRRNMMSGITGVTSFPMQFTSDFQEKDIVYGGDKKLKTLLEEAHDLFPLAKGISVLSECPVGLIGDDINSVAKQSAKDLDIPIIPCNCEGFRGVSQSLGHHISNDTIRDFIIGTREYAEPESPYDIALIGEYNIGGDAWSTKPLLEECGFNVKAVWTGDGELEKIAATHTVKLNVIHCYRSMNYMCKVMEEKYGIPWIELNFFGPTKIRNSLRQLAALFDDTIKAKVEAVIAKYDPIMQAVIDEYKPRLDGKKVMLLVGGLRPRHTIGAYEDLGMDCVGSGYEFAHTDDYDRTAPEMPDATVVYDDPSEYEFEKFADALKPDLVGSGIKEKYVFQKMGIPFRQMHSWDYSGPYHGYKGFEVFARDVDMAINSPTWKLVKAPF; translated from the coding sequence ATGTCAGACAAGATACGAAAAGTTGAAGGTATCACCAAGGAATCGACCGAGACCTTGATCGCCGAAACCTTGGCTGTCTACCCCGAAAAGGCCAAGAAGAAGCGCGCCCCGCATCTGGGCGCCAATGATCCGGCATCCGGTTCGGCCTGCGTCAAGTCCAACAAGAAGACCGTCCCCGGCGTCATGAGCGCCCGCGGCTGCGCCTATGCAGGCGCCAAAGGGGTGGTCTGGGGACCGATCCGCGACATGGTCCACGTCTCCCATGGTCCGGTCGGCTGTGGCTGGTATTCTTGGGGTACCCGCCGCAATATGATGAGCGGCATCACCGGCGTTACCAGCTTTCCGATGCAGTTTACCTCCGATTTCCAGGAGAAGGACATTGTGTACGGCGGCGACAAGAAGCTCAAAACCTTGCTGGAAGAGGCTCATGACTTGTTCCCGCTGGCCAAGGGGATCTCGGTCCTTTCCGAATGCCCGGTCGGCCTGATCGGCGATGACATCAACTCGGTCGCCAAGCAGTCGGCCAAGGATCTGGACATCCCCATCATCCCTTGTAACTGCGAGGGGTTCCGTGGTGTTTCCCAGTCGTTGGGACACCACATCTCCAACGATACGATTCGCGACTTCATCATTGGAACCCGCGAGTACGCCGAACCGGAAAGCCCCTATGACATTGCCCTGATCGGCGAATACAACATTGGTGGCGACGCCTGGTCAACGAAGCCGCTTCTCGAAGAGTGCGGTTTCAACGTCAAGGCTGTCTGGACCGGCGACGGCGAACTGGAGAAGATCGCCGCCACCCACACGGTCAAGCTCAACGTCATCCACTGCTACCGCTCCATGAACTACATGTGCAAGGTTATGGAAGAGAAGTACGGCATTCCCTGGATCGAACTCAATTTCTTCGGCCCGACCAAGATTCGCAACAGCCTCAGGCAGCTTGCCGCATTGTTCGACGATACCATCAAAGCCAAGGTGGAGGCAGTGATCGCCAAATACGACCCGATCATGCAGGCGGTTATCGACGAGTACAAGCCGCGCCTGGATGGCAAGAAGGTCATGCTGCTGGTCGGCGGGCTTCGTCCGCGCCACACCATCGGCGCCTATGAGGATCTGGGAATGGACTGCGTCGGTTCGGGCTACGAATTCGCCCACACGGACGATTACGACCGCACCGCCCCGGAGATGCCCGACGCCACCGTGGTCTACGACGACCCCTCCGAGTACGAGTTCGAGAAGTTTGCCGACGCCCTCAAGCCTGACCTGGTCGGTTCCGGCATCAAGGAGAAATACGTCTTTCAGAAGATGGGTATCCCCTTCCGCCAGATGCATAGTTGGGACTATTCCGGTCCGTACCACGGCTATAAGGGATTCGAGGTGTTTGCCCGCGATGTTGACATGGCGATTAACAGCCCGACGTGGAAGCTGGTGAAGGCGCCTTTCTGA
- the nifK gene encoding nitrogenase molybdenum-iron protein subunit beta: MSNALGLEVKKIVETPPEEVERVKEWINTEEYKEKNFARQALVINPAHACQPLGAQLAAHGFEGTLPFVHGSQGCASYYRSTLNRHFREPAPAASDAMTEDGAVFGGQNNLHEGLENANAIYKPKMIAVFTSCMPEVIGDDLTAFIKNAKQKGLVPKELPIPYANTPSFNGTHIHGYDSMLVSILQNLTEGKQVEGRCTGKLNLIAGCDFNTGDYREYKRILEAFGIPHTILADISDSFDSPCDGNYHLYAGGTKLEDAADSINGKATIAIGAYATPKTFGWIKDNYSGKHATMPMPMGIEKTDAFIMKLAELFGKEVPASLKNERGRAVDAVTDSHQYIHGKKFAVYGDPDYLLGYVSFLLEVGARPHHILCSRGNKKLEKELQALLDGSMYGQGCKIYMNKDLWHLRSLIMTDPVDAMIGDTHGKFAARDAKIPLFRFGFPIFDRVNKHRYPIIGYQGVVNMMTEICNKFIDITDETCEDRNFEMMR, encoded by the coding sequence ATGTCAAACGCACTAGGACTTGAAGTCAAAAAGATTGTCGAGACGCCGCCGGAAGAGGTGGAGCGGGTCAAGGAATGGATCAACACGGAAGAGTATAAAGAGAAGAACTTTGCCCGTCAGGCACTGGTGATCAACCCGGCCCACGCCTGTCAGCCGCTCGGCGCCCAGCTTGCCGCCCACGGTTTCGAGGGGACGCTGCCTTTCGTACACGGTTCCCAGGGGTGTGCCTCCTATTACCGCTCCACCCTCAACCGTCACTTCCGCGAGCCCGCCCCGGCCGCATCGGATGCCATGACCGAGGACGGCGCGGTGTTCGGTGGCCAGAACAACCTGCACGAGGGGCTGGAAAACGCCAATGCCATCTACAAGCCGAAGATGATAGCGGTTTTCACCTCCTGCATGCCGGAGGTTATCGGCGACGACCTGACCGCCTTCATCAAGAACGCCAAACAAAAGGGATTGGTGCCCAAGGAACTCCCGATCCCCTATGCCAACACCCCCAGCTTCAACGGTACTCATATCCACGGCTATGACTCCATGCTGGTCTCGATCCTGCAAAACCTGACCGAGGGTAAACAGGTCGAGGGGCGCTGCACCGGCAAGCTCAACCTGATCGCCGGCTGCGACTTCAATACCGGTGACTATCGCGAGTATAAGCGCATCCTGGAGGCCTTCGGCATCCCCCATACAATCCTGGCCGATATCTCCGACAGCTTTGATTCCCCCTGCGACGGCAACTACCATCTCTACGCCGGCGGAACCAAGCTGGAGGATGCCGCCGACTCCATCAACGGCAAGGCCACCATCGCCATCGGCGCCTATGCCACCCCCAAGACCTTCGGCTGGATCAAGGACAACTACTCCGGCAAGCATGCCACCATGCCGATGCCCATGGGGATCGAGAAGACCGATGCCTTTATCATGAAACTGGCCGAACTGTTCGGCAAGGAGGTGCCCGCCTCCCTGAAAAACGAGCGCGGCCGCGCCGTGGACGCCGTCACCGACTCCCATCAGTACATCCACGGCAAGAAGTTCGCCGTCTACGGCGACCCGGACTACCTGCTGGGCTATGTATCCTTCCTGCTGGAGGTGGGCGCCCGCCCGCACCACATCCTGTGCAGCAGGGGTAACAAGAAGCTGGAGAAGGAACTGCAGGCCCTGCTGGACGGCTCCATGTACGGCCAGGGGTGCAAGATCTACATGAACAAGGACCTGTGGCACCTGCGGAGCCTGATCATGACCGACCCGGTGGACGCCATGATCGGCGATACCCATGGCAAGTTCGCCGCCCGTGACGCGAAGATTCCGCTGTTCCGTTTCGGTTTCCCGATCTTCGACCGGGTCAACAAACACCGTTACCCGATTATCGGCTACCAGGGCGTCGTTAACATGATGACAGAGATCTGCAACAAGTTCATCGATATTACCGATGAAACGTGTGAGGATCGCAACTTCGAGATGATGCGGTAG
- the katG gene encoding catalase/peroxidase HPI: MSEDNKCPVTGRVDKPTAGNGPSNRDWWPNQLNLKMLHQHSALSNPMGAAFNYAEEFKRLDLEAVKKDLHALMTDSQEWWPADWGHYGGLFIRMAWHSAGTYRMGDGRGGAGSGSQRFAPLNSWPDNVNLDKARRLLWPVKQKYGRKISWGDLMILAGNCALESMGFKTFGFGGGREDVWEPEEDIYWGGEKEWLATSDKPNSRYSGDRDLENPLAAVQMGLIYVNPEGPDGNPDPVASGRDVRETFARMAMNDEETVALVAGGHTFGKCHGAGPATHVGPEPEAAPIEEQGLGWKSSFGSGKGGDTIGSGIEGAWKANPTTWDMGYLNTLFKYEWELVKSPAGANQWLAKDVAEEDMVVDAHDPSKKRRPMMTTADLSLRFDPIYEPIARHYQQNPEKFADAFARAWFKLTHRDMGPRARYLGPEVPSEELIWQDPVPAVNHKLIDAQDIVSLKSKILASGLSVSQLVSTAWASAATFRGSDKRGGANGARIRLAPQKDWEVNQPAQLEAVLQVLEGIRKEFNGAQPDGKMVSLADMIVLGGCAGVEQAAKNAGHEVTVPFTPGRTDASQEQTDAASFAVLEPIADGFRNYLKAKYSVTAEELLVDKAQLLTLTAPEMTVLLGGMRALNANFGQSPHGVFTKRPGTLTNDFFVNLLDMGTTWKATPDANVFEGRDRTSGELKWTGTRVDLIFGSNSQLRAVAEVYGCEDSQEKFLHDFIRAWDKVMNLDRFDLA; encoded by the coding sequence ATGAGTGAAGATAACAAATGTCCGGTAACAGGCAGAGTTGACAAACCCACTGCCGGCAACGGCCCGTCGAACCGGGATTGGTGGCCGAACCAGTTGAACCTCAAGATGCTGCACCAACACTCCGCTTTGAGCAATCCTATGGGCGCGGCGTTCAACTACGCCGAGGAATTCAAACGTCTCGACCTGGAGGCCGTGAAGAAAGACCTCCATGCGCTGATGACCGACTCGCAAGAGTGGTGGCCGGCCGACTGGGGGCACTACGGCGGCCTTTTCATCCGGATGGCCTGGCACAGTGCGGGCACCTACCGCATGGGCGACGGCCGCGGGGGAGCCGGGTCCGGCTCGCAGCGCTTTGCGCCCCTCAACAGCTGGCCTGACAACGTGAACCTCGACAAAGCGCGCCGCCTGCTGTGGCCGGTCAAGCAGAAATACGGCAGAAAAATTTCCTGGGGCGACCTCATGATCCTCGCCGGCAACTGCGCCCTGGAGTCCATGGGGTTCAAGACCTTTGGCTTCGGCGGCGGGCGCGAGGATGTCTGGGAGCCTGAAGAGGATATCTACTGGGGGGGGGAGAAGGAGTGGCTGGCTACCAGCGACAAACCCAACAGCCGCTACTCCGGCGATCGGGATCTCGAAAACCCCCTCGCCGCCGTGCAGATGGGGCTGATCTATGTGAACCCCGAAGGCCCGGACGGCAACCCGGACCCGGTGGCCTCCGGCCGTGACGTCCGGGAGACCTTCGCGCGCATGGCGATGAACGACGAGGAGACCGTAGCGCTCGTCGCCGGCGGGCATACCTTCGGCAAGTGCCACGGTGCCGGACCGGCAACCCACGTAGGTCCGGAACCCGAAGCCGCCCCCATCGAAGAGCAGGGGCTCGGCTGGAAGAGCAGCTTCGGCAGCGGCAAAGGCGGCGATACGATCGGCAGCGGCATCGAGGGGGCCTGGAAAGCAAACCCGACCACCTGGGACATGGGCTATCTGAACACGCTGTTCAAGTATGAATGGGAACTGGTCAAGAGCCCGGCCGGCGCGAATCAGTGGCTGGCCAAGGACGTGGCCGAGGAGGACATGGTGGTCGACGCGCACGACCCGTCGAAGAAACGCCGGCCGATGATGACCACGGCGGACCTCTCCCTGCGCTTCGATCCGATCTACGAGCCAATCGCACGGCATTACCAGCAGAATCCCGAAAAATTCGCGGACGCCTTCGCCAGGGCGTGGTTCAAGCTGACCCACCGCGACATGGGACCACGCGCGCGCTATCTCGGTCCTGAAGTCCCTTCGGAAGAGCTCATCTGGCAAGACCCCGTCCCCGCTGTCAATCACAAGTTGATCGATGCGCAGGACATCGTTTCTCTCAAAAGCAAGATCCTGGCTTCAGGACTGTCCGTCTCCCAACTGGTCTCGACCGCCTGGGCGTCGGCAGCCACCTTCCGCGGTTCCGACAAGCGTGGCGGGGCAAACGGCGCGCGCATCCGTCTCGCGCCGCAGAAGGATTGGGAGGTTAATCAGCCTGCCCAACTGGAGGCTGTGCTGCAAGTCCTCGAGGGGATTCGAAAGGAGTTTAATGGAGCGCAGCCGGACGGGAAGATGGTTTCGCTCGCCGACATGATCGTTCTGGGCGGATGCGCAGGTGTCGAGCAGGCGGCGAAGAATGCCGGACACGAGGTGACGGTCCCCTTTACGCCGGGACGCACGGATGCGTCACAGGAGCAAACCGACGCGGCGTCGTTCGCCGTACTCGAGCCGATTGCCGACGGCTTCCGAAACTATCTCAAAGCAAAATACAGCGTAACGGCGGAGGAGTTGCTGGTTGACAAGGCGCAATTACTGACGCTGACCGCCCCTGAGATGACGGTTCTCCTTGGCGGCATGCGCGCCTTGAATGCCAACTTCGGACAGTCCCCACATGGCGTCTTCACCAAGCGGCCGGGGACGCTTACCAATGACTTCTTCGTGAACCTGCTCGACATGGGCACGACGTGGAAGGCAACCCCCGACGCAAACGTGTTCGAGGGCCGCGATCGCACGAGCGGCGAACTCAAGTGGACCGGCACCCGCGTCGATCTCATCTTCGGTTCGAATTCCCAGCTCCGGGCCGTGGCCGAGGTCTACGGGTGCGAGGACTCCCAGGAGAAGTTCCTGCACGACTTTATTAGGGCATGGGACAAGGTTATGAACCTCGACCGTTTCGACCTTGCCTGA
- a CDS encoding Fur family transcriptional regulator, producing MDALQEQLKQFGDACRKAGLKLTHQRLEIFSELARSPDHPSAEALHQRLRKKIPTLSLDTVYRTLATFVHHGMINKVETIESQGRFEVTLARHHHLICSRCNAIMDFQWPFMDEAALPEIVKTWGRVDNRSVVVYGICKNCLDG from the coding sequence ATGGACGCTTTACAGGAACAACTGAAACAGTTCGGGGATGCCTGCCGGAAAGCGGGGCTCAAGTTAACCCACCAGCGCCTGGAGATTTTCAGCGAACTGGCCCGGTCGCCCGACCACCCTTCTGCGGAAGCGCTCCACCAGAGGCTGCGCAAAAAAATCCCCACTTTATCGCTGGATACGGTGTATCGGACACTGGCAACCTTCGTACACCATGGTATGATTAATAAAGTGGAAACCATCGAGAGCCAGGGGCGCTTTGAGGTGACGCTCGCGCGCCACCATCATCTGATCTGTAGCAGATGCAACGCTATCATGGACTTCCAGTGGCCGTTCATGGACGAGGCGGCTCTCCCGGAAATAGTAAAAACCTGGGGCAGGGTCGACAACCGGAGCGTAGTAGTATACGGGATCTGCAAAAATTGTCTGGATGGATAA
- a CDS encoding rhomboid family intramembrane serine protease: protein MEHVSEIHGPHVEEWAEVSAGLISEPPSRGRTQLWALVLDARSVPCRLEQDAGRWFLLVPVSHLDRAREELRLFEEENRDWPPAAPPVHPLVENTLSTLSILILLATFHNLTQLDGTLSAFSQPDWTGLGNAQAGKILDGQWWRIVTALTLHVDSLHLVSNLAIGGIFVIFLCRELGSGPAWCLLLGAGALGNLANAYAQSPDHSSVGASTAVFGAVGILAALSLVRYRQHLQRRWLLPFASALALLALLGTEGKNTDLGAHLFGFLFGIGLGLVAEYLLGKNGRPGRLLNALLAMLSAAVVIAAWWAALEFGG from the coding sequence ATGGAGCACGTGAGCGAAATACACGGGCCGCATGTCGAAGAGTGGGCAGAGGTCTCCGCAGGGCTGATTTCGGAGCCTCCTTCCAGGGGCCGGACCCAGCTCTGGGCGCTGGTCCTGGATGCCCGTTCGGTGCCGTGCCGTCTTGAACAAGATGCGGGACGCTGGTTCCTGTTGGTGCCGGTCAGCCACCTCGACAGGGCTCGAGAAGAGTTACGGCTCTTCGAGGAGGAAAACCGTGATTGGCCCCCCGCGGCCCCGCCGGTCCACCCTCTGGTGGAAAATACCCTGTCTACCCTCTCGATTCTGATTCTCCTGGCAACCTTCCACAACCTGACGCAACTCGATGGTACGCTGTCCGCCTTTTCCCAACCGGATTGGACCGGGCTCGGCAATGCACAAGCCGGGAAAATACTGGACGGCCAATGGTGGCGGATCGTAACGGCTCTCACCCTGCATGTCGACAGCCTGCATCTGGTCAGCAACCTGGCCATCGGGGGCATCTTCGTCATCTTTCTCTGTCGTGAACTCGGCTCAGGGCCGGCCTGGTGCCTACTGTTGGGGGCCGGAGCCCTGGGGAACCTGGCCAATGCATACGCCCAATCTCCCGATCATAGTTCGGTGGGGGCCTCCACCGCTGTGTTCGGAGCTGTCGGCATCCTTGCGGCGCTCAGCCTGGTGCGTTACCGACAGCACTTGCAGCGGCGCTGGCTGCTCCCCTTCGCGTCGGCCCTGGCCCTCCTGGCCCTGCTTGGGACGGAGGGCAAAAACACCGACCTGGGGGCACATCTGTTTGGTTTTTTGTTCGGAATCGGCCTTGGTCTGGTGGCGGAATATCTGTTGGGGAAGAACGGCCGTCCCGGCCGCCTGCTCAACGCCCTATTGGCGATGCTCAGCGCCGCAGTAGTCATTGCAGCCTGGTGGGCGGCGCTGGAGTTCGGGGGATGA
- a CDS encoding ATP-binding protein has protein sequence MQAAAYSIRTVTESNLFSMSIRKHIIILIILMTIVPTGIIVYSSVQQRAHDIEGATAIAAGIADQIANNQNILVAGVEQLLITLSHVPSVQQHDGAGTSKLLAEIIKLNPQYGNIGLQDKSGLLWASAIPIKSPTSYADRRHVRNAIASGNFSSGEYVVGKLLKTPTISFSYPIRDDSGHISGAASVAIVLQKYKDLLKSNITFPNSSILLVDHRGIILYSANSPRLVGKKDRADLFERMRNGPNEGTFEATGNTAIDRIFSYRKLRLEGEQTPYLYIRVGMKKDAVLGRTSTRLRFNVGLLFSLMVLMISVAWYINKKRVIEKIELLQAASRRLAQGDLSVRVARSVGGGELGELGLAFDDMAQRLANDVSDRLLSEQALKESEARFRSIIEFSPNMIMVHVNGRYVYLNPTAVAKFGAQDPKELIGKPISETIHADFRGIVQERVSIITDRNTASLKKEEKLLRLDGSIFDVEITGMPFCYNGEKAVLAIAVDITERKRMEHELQRAKEAADAANRAKSEFLANMSHEIRTPMNGIMGMASILGLTELSGEQKECLEAIMDSSELLLSLINDVLDLSKIEAGKIELESASFSLRDIISSAMRAQAAHIHAKKLTMQTAISPQLPDALVGDQLRLKQILINLINNAVKFTEHGSVTVSAHQFERHGAIVFLWLSVADTGIGIKPEAMERIFAPFSQADTSTTRKYGGTGLGLSICRQLSELMGGRIWAESKEGMGSTFHVVIPFMVADAPTNGHVPP, from the coding sequence ATGCAAGCAGCCGCTTACAGCATCAGGACAGTGACGGAGTCGAATCTGTTTTCCATGTCGATACGAAAACATATCATAATCCTGATCATCCTCATGACGATCGTTCCCACGGGGATTATCGTCTATTCGAGCGTCCAGCAACGGGCTCATGATATCGAGGGGGCAACCGCGATTGCCGCCGGGATTGCCGACCAGATCGCCAATAACCAGAACATCCTTGTAGCAGGCGTAGAGCAGTTATTGATCACCCTGAGCCATGTGCCGTCGGTCCAGCAGCATGACGGGGCCGGAACGAGCAAGCTGCTCGCGGAGATCATCAAATTAAACCCCCAGTACGGCAATATCGGCCTCCAGGACAAATCCGGCCTGTTGTGGGCATCGGCCATCCCGATAAAGAGCCCGACGTCTTACGCTGATCGGCGGCACGTCAGAAACGCCATCGCATCGGGCAACTTCTCCTCCGGCGAATACGTGGTCGGCAAACTTCTCAAGACACCTACCATCAGCTTCAGCTACCCCATCAGGGATGACTCCGGGCACATCAGCGGCGCGGCATCGGTTGCCATTGTCCTCCAAAAATACAAAGACCTGCTCAAAAGCAACATTACCTTTCCCAACTCTTCAATCCTTCTGGTCGATCACCGGGGCATCATCCTCTATTCGGCGAACAGCCCCCGTCTTGTCGGCAAAAAGGACCGGGCCGATCTGTTCGAACGCATGCGTAACGGCCCCAATGAGGGGACGTTCGAAGCCACCGGCAACACCGCCATCGACCGCATATTTTCCTACCGCAAGCTGCGCTTGGAAGGCGAGCAAACACCTTACCTGTACATACGGGTCGGCATGAAAAAGGATGCGGTCCTGGGCCGGACGAGTACCAGACTCCGGTTTAATGTGGGGCTGCTGTTCTCGCTGATGGTCCTGATGATCAGTGTGGCCTGGTATATCAATAAAAAACGGGTCATAGAAAAGATCGAGTTGTTGCAGGCGGCATCCCGGCGCCTTGCCCAAGGCGACCTGTCGGTCAGGGTTGCCCGGAGTGTGGGAGGGGGGGAACTGGGAGAACTGGGGCTTGCCTTTGACGATATGGCGCAACGGCTGGCCAACGATGTCAGCGACCGCCTGCTGTCGGAGCAGGCATTGAAGGAGAGCGAGGCGCGCTTCCGGTCGATAATCGAATTTTCCCCCAACATGATCATGGTCCATGTTAACGGGAGGTACGTCTATCTTAACCCGACCGCTGTCGCCAAATTCGGCGCCCAGGACCCGAAGGAGTTGATCGGCAAACCGATCTCCGAAACGATTCATGCCGATTTCCGCGGGATTGTGCAGGAACGGGTCAGCATCATCACGGACAGGAACACGGCCTCCCTCAAGAAGGAGGAAAAACTGCTCCGGCTGGATGGGAGCATCTTCGATGTCGAGATTACGGGCATGCCCTTTTGCTACAACGGCGAAAAGGCCGTATTGGCCATTGCCGTCGACATCACCGAGCGCAAGCGGATGGAACATGAGCTGCAGCGGGCCAAGGAGGCAGCCGATGCAGCCAACAGGGCAAAGAGCGAATTCCTGGCCAACATGAGTCACGAAATCCGTACCCCCATGAACGGCATCATGGGCATGGCCAGCATCCTCGGACTGACTGAACTCAGCGGCGAGCAAAAGGAGTGCCTGGAGGCGATTATGGACTCCTCCGAACTCCTCTTGTCGTTGATCAACGATGTGCTCGACCTTTCCAAGATAGAGGCCGGCAAGATCGAGCTGGAATCGGCATCATTCAGCCTGAGGGACATTATCAGCAGCGCGATGCGTGCCCAGGCGGCCCACATCCATGCCAAAAAACTCACCATGCAAACCGCAATATCCCCTCAACTTCCCGATGCGTTGGTGGGAGACCAACTGCGCCTGAAACAAATCCTGATCAACCTGATAAACAATGCCGTCAAATTCACGGAGCACGGTTCGGTGACCGTTTCCGCCCACCAGTTCGAGCGCCATGGCGCTATCGTCTTTCTTTGGCTCAGCGTGGCGGATACCGGCATCGGCATCAAGCCGGAGGCCATGGAGCGGATATTTGCCCCCTTCAGTCAAGCAGATACGTCCACAACACGTAAATATGGCGGAACCGGCTTGGGACTCTCAATCTGTCGGCAGCTATCGGAACTCATGGGAGGCAGGATCTGGGCCGAAAGCAAGGAAGGGATGGGCAGCACATTCCACGTCGTAATCCCCTTTATGGTGGCCGATGCCCCGACCAATGGCCATGTGCCGCCATGA
- the tpx gene encoding thiol peroxidase codes for MKNGTIRTLIAAALLLGGGCALHGGAPVPIDLGSSAPGATVSLRGETHQLVGTPLQVGRPLPATALIDAFTMEKVDISQMEGKVLILSVVPSIDTKVCELQTHYLGEKGARLPRDVVRIVVSRDTPFAQKRFAEEAKLGGLTFLSDYKEGAFGRATGLLIGDNMLLARSVVVVDKAGIVRYIQVVPELSHLPDMEAAFAKAAALSGT; via the coding sequence ATGAAAAATGGCACGATACGAACCCTGATCGCGGCCGCTCTTCTTCTGGGAGGAGGCTGCGCCCTTCATGGGGGGGCGCCTGTCCCCATAGACCTTGGGTCATCGGCGCCCGGCGCGACGGTCAGCCTCAGGGGAGAGACGCACCAACTTGTCGGCACCCCCTTGCAAGTGGGACGCCCTCTGCCGGCAACCGCCCTGATCGATGCTTTTACGATGGAAAAAGTCGATATATCGCAAATGGAAGGGAAGGTTCTCATCTTGAGCGTGGTCCCTTCCATCGATACCAAGGTCTGCGAGCTCCAGACACACTATCTTGGCGAAAAGGGTGCGCGACTTCCCCGGGATGTGGTCCGTATCGTTGTCAGTCGTGATACCCCTTTTGCCCAGAAACGTTTTGCCGAAGAGGCAAAGCTTGGGGGGCTCACCTTTCTTTCCGACTATAAGGAAGGCGCCTTCGGCCGTGCCACGGGGCTGCTCATCGGCGACAATATGCTGCTTGCCCGGTCGGTGGTTGTCGTGGACAAGGCGGGCATAGTCCGCTATATCCAGGTGGTCCCCGAACTTTCGCATCTTCCCGACATGGAGGCCGCCTTTGCGAAAGCGGCGGCTCTCAGCGGCACGTAG
- a CDS encoding MTH1187 family thiamine-binding protein, producing the protein MKVIVDLCIVPIGVGVSLSPYVAACEKVLSQAGLKVVLHANGTDIEGEWDAVFAAVRQCHEVVHGMGAPRITTTIKVGTRTDRIQTMEDKVKSVKSKLGEVRIEGA; encoded by the coding sequence ATGAAGGTGATCGTGGATTTGTGCATCGTGCCGATTGGTGTCGGCGTATCGTTGTCGCCCTATGTGGCTGCGTGTGAAAAGGTGCTGTCCCAGGCAGGCCTGAAGGTTGTATTACATGCGAACGGGACGGATATCGAAGGCGAGTGGGATGCCGTGTTCGCGGCGGTCAGGCAGTGCCATGAGGTCGTGCATGGGATGGGTGCACCCCGGATCACCACGACCATAAAGGTGGGAACACGTACGGACCGTATCCAGACCATGGAGGACAAGGTGAAAAGCGTGAAGAGCAAGCTGGGAGAGGTGCGGATTGAGGGCGCCTGA